The following is a genomic window from Borreliella mayonii.
CTTTTATATTATGATAATTTTATATAGGTATCTAAAAGGTCCTTTATTGATAATATGCCTTCTCCTAGCTCGGTTCCCTCTTTATTTTTTCTAGAATTTGATTCTGAAGTGTGGTTACATGAGATTCAAGCTTGGTGACATCTGTTTTTATAATAGAATCCTTATCATCTTGATAATCTAATAAAAGTTGGTTTAACATGCCTGATATGATTGATTTCATGGATAATAAATTTTTCAAACTAATTTTTAAGCTTCTCTAAATTTGAAATTTCTAGTTTGTCTAAAGCATTCTTTTTAGGATGTAAGGATAAAATCACGATGTCGATAATACGTCCAAATTCTCTAATGGCGTTGAATAGTCCTACTGAGCGTTTTGACAGTATTATAACTTTTGAAAGTTTCTTTAATTTGGTAATATCAATATCATTTAAAGCACAATAAATCTCTTTTCTATAGTTTTTAGATTTTTCGGTATTATTTGCTATTGATTTTCATGTACTGCGCCTGACCAAAACAATCCCTTGAAAGCTTCTATCCATATTGATCCCCCAGGATCTTCTTCTGATTTTTTTAAATATGTTTCGCTATATTTGTTAGCTTTTTCTATTAAATTTCTTAAATCATCAAGCAGTGTGTTTTTTTGTTCTTTCGTTAGGATCTACTTCTTGATTTTGATCTGCTTCTCGATTTTGGATTACTTCTGTTTTAGGGATTAATCCCTTTTTATTGGATTTTGGTCTCTTTTTACTAGAGTGTGATACTTCACATCTTTTTGATTAGTGTTAAAATCTGGATTGCAGGCAGTTAAAAATAGAAAAACAAATATTCCTACAATTATATTATATTTCATAAATACTCTCCTTATTTATAATCTAATAATTAATATAATAATATATTCAATACAAAATTATATTGTATTGAATATAGGTTATTAAAATAATAATATTTTCATTATATTTTCATTGTCAAAGGTTTTATAATATTTTGAGCTTTTTAAAAATCTGTTTTGATATATTTTTGATTGATTTTTACCAAATTTTTTTATTTAAAAATAATTTTATTAAAATCGTTATTATTATTTAATTTTTATGTATGTATTTATTTATAAATACATTTTATAAGGAGATTATTTAAATATTTATTTTTCATAAATCAATATAATGATTTGTTATTTAATAATTCTTGAGGAAAGATAAAATTGGTATATACTTCCCTTCTAAGGAAATCCATTTTAGTGGGGCTTTTTGAGTTTAGTAAAATGGTATTTGGATTATTATATATTTATAGATTAGCTTAGCAG
Proteins encoded in this region:
- a CDS encoding CRASP family complement regulator-acquiring lipoprotein; translated protein: MKSIISGMLNQLLLDYQDDKDSIIKTDVTKLESHVTTLQNQILEKIKREPS
- a CDS encoding CRASP family complement regulator-acquiring lipoprotein; the protein is MANNTEKSKNYRKEIYCALNDIDITKLKKLSKVIILSKRSVGLFNAIREFGRIIDIVILSLHPKKNALDKLEISNLEKLKN